One genomic segment of Helicoverpa zea isolate HzStark_Cry1AcR chromosome 22, ilHelZeax1.1, whole genome shotgun sequence includes these proteins:
- the LOC124641619 gene encoding uncharacterized protein LOC124641619 has protein sequence MESKKHVFSPIEKKHFLDVLKKYSNVIENKDTDGATLKHKNDAWIRVTAEYNASPLTTKQATVKQLRRLWVNTKQRQREALTKERQHRLATGGGPSISDAVVDPDVSMVAPALIVGIDNAIDSDLVEESSQSQTPDAVEIEHYVLDDVSQTSVISHEQATEDQIVLPASPIPSTSQVSQPFITTIPPAILPARSNTRTGLKNSVIEQEYKDRSVRATEKHNIEMQILKEQLREAKAKADLAELILKEKQNSTGHTTNN, from the exons ATGGAGTCAAAGAAACATGTCTTTAGCCCCatcgaaaaaaaacattttctagatgtacttaaaaagtacagTAACGTTATAGAAAATAAGGATACAGACGGAGCTACGTTAAAGCACAAAAACGACGCTTGGATTCGTGTTACGGCCGAATATAATGCTAGCCCTCTCACTACAAAACAG gcaACAGTTAAACAACTACGGCGCTTGTGGGTTAACACAAAGCAGCGTCAAAGGGAGGCCTTGACGAAAGAACGCCAACATAGGCTAGCTACTGGAGGAGGGCCATCTATCAGCGATGCTGTCGTTGACCCTGATGTGTCCATGGTGGCCCCAGCTCTGATTGTTGGAATCGATAATGCGATTGATTCCGATTTAGTTGAAG agtcTTCGCAGTCGCAAACACCAGACGCCGTAGAAATAGAGCATTATGTTTTAGACGATGTTTCGCAGACATCCGTCATTTCCCACGAGCAAGCCACCGAAGATCAAATAGTACTGCCTGCCTCACCAATCCCTTCCACATCCCAAGTATCCCAACCCTTCATAACAACCATCCCACCTGCCATCCTACCTGCACGTTCTAACACTAGAACAGGTTTAAAAAATAGTGTGATAGAGCAGGAGTACAAGGATAGATCTGTGCGGGCCACAGAAAAACACAATATAGAGATGCAGATTTTAAAAGAACAGCTAAGGGAAGCCAAAGCAAAGGCAGACTTAGCTgaacttattttaaaagaaaagcaAAATTCAACAG gTCATACCACAAACAATTAA
- the LOC124641624 gene encoding ubiquitin-conjugating enzyme E2 T-like, whose product MSARTARLAREVNHFETKPPWGIVCHPREEDIYDVLNFTLQGPKGSPYENGSFKLTVTIPQKYPFEPPLVKFITPVYHPNIDKGGRICMDMLKMPPKGAWLPTITLETLLVSLQTLLANPNPDDPLMMDVANEYKYNIDQFLINARKHTDKYAKG is encoded by the exons ATGAGTGCTCGCACAGCGCGCTTAGCTAGAGAAGTGAACCACTTTGAAACTAAACCTCCTTGGGGAATAGTTTGCCATCCACGGGAAGAAGATATTTACGATGTTCTGAACTTCACTTTGCAAGGGCCGAAAGGTTCTCCGTACGAAAATGGATCATTTAAGTTAACTGTTACCATACCACAGAAGTATCCCTTCGAGCCGCCCTTAGTTAAGTTTATAACACCGGTTTATCATCCCAACATTGATAAAG GAGGCAGGATATGTATGGACATGCTTAAAATGCCCCCCAAAGGTGCTTGGCTGCCCACCATCACGCTGGAGACTCTTCTTGTGTCCCTGCAGACTCTGCTTGCCAACCCTAACCCCGATGACCCTCTGATGATGGATGTAGCTAATgaatataagtataatatagACCAGTTCTTAATTAACGCTAGAAAACACACTGACAAATATGCTAAAGGATAA
- the LOC124641625 gene encoding putative nuclease HARBI1 — protein sequence MDVENIISEINYYDAVDYYDDILWPFQNRLPKVYIRDATNPFELPTQNFKKRFRFNQESVLYIVSLIRNNLVKSDNRGLPVAPEIAVLLTLRYYATASFQVNDFDQLNCKHNNINVMCVKQFINNDKNFQLVCGDLISLSQPTVSNVVTKVSRLLALLHKTYIKIPTGDQASINRQLFKDLGRHGRWPGLPGIDGAIDCTHIRIVNTPGCQHHEVYRNRKSYFSINVQAVVGPQTEFLDIVARWAGSTHDSRIFQMSRVYMKYTQGVLNGKLVGDSGYPTLPFMLTPIRPTPEDPPQIRYNQAQIKTRNIVERTFGIWKRRFPCLSKGLGNKLQTVSLIIVACAVLHNLSLILNDNMALGIDSHSDQEDGANETTVMASTSAGFVVRSTIIENYYQ from the exons ATGGatgttgaaaatattatttccgaAATCAATTATTATGATGCAGTCGACTACTACGATGATATTTTATGGCCTTTTCAAAATCGATTACCTAAAGTTTATATAAGGGACGCGACAAATCCCTTCGAATTACCTACGCAAAACTTTAAAAAACGGTTTCGATTTAACCAAGAATCAGTGCTATATATCGTATCGTTGATAAGAAATAATTTGGTGAAAAGTGATAACAGAGGGCTGCCAGTCGCGCCAGAAATTGCCGTTTTGCTTACTTTGAGGTATTACGCTACAGCATCCTTTCAGGTAAATGATTTTGACCAATTGAATTGTAAACATAATAACATTAATGTTATGTGtgttaaacaatttattaataatgacaaaaactTTCAGCTTGTGTGCGGGGATCTCATTAGTTTATCTCAGCCTACAGTATCAAACGTCGTTACAAAAGTATCACGACTGCTAGCATTACTCCATAAAACCtatattaaaatacctacagGAGATCAAGCTAGCATAAATAGGCAATTATTTAAGGACTTGGGAAGACATGGGCGTTGGCCAGGGCTACCAGGTATAGATGGAGCCATTGATTGCACCCACATAAGAATTGTCAACACCCCAGGTTGTCAGCACCATGAAGTTTATCGCAATAGAAAATCTTATTTCTCCATTAATGTTCAA GCTGTTGTCGGCCCACAAACAGAATTCTTGGACATAGTAGCTAGATGGGCGGGCAGCACTCATGATtccagaatttttcaaatgtcCAGGGTATACATGAAGTATACTCAAGGTGTGCTAAATGGTAAACTAGTAGGTGATAGTGGTTATCCAACATTGCCATTTATGCTTACACCAATTAGGCCAACTCCTGAAGATCCTCCTCAAATACGGTATAACCAAGCACAAATCAAAACTAGAAACATTGTTGAAAGAACATTTGGAATTTGGAAACGTCGGTTTCCATGCTTATCAAAAGGCCTTGGTAACAAGTTACAAACAGTGTCCCTTATTATTGTAGCCTGTGCAGTGTTACATAATTTATCACTGATTTTAAATGATAACATGGCATTGGGTATTGATTCCCATTCTGATCAAGAGGATGGTGCAAACGAAACTACTGTAATGGCTAGTACAAGCGCAGGGTTCGTAGTCAGAAGTActataatagaaaattattaccaatag
- the LOC124641620 gene encoding LOW QUALITY PROTEIN: kxDL motif-containing protein CG10681 (The sequence of the model RefSeq protein was modified relative to this genomic sequence to represent the inferred CDS: deleted 1 base in 1 codon) — MANDTPESDFSIECFQNYSAPEVFVQGLAGMVNQNDVETIIRAQKNMLQRFEKTTEMLTNCNQLSASRLRAASTEFTKHTQLLLEMRKDLEFIFKKIRAIKTKLSTQYPEAYKSAVAASIANRRPAEDDDEDFKPSDSRTESKMVATVSTETLKPTTSETTKKSKKKPLTTDESNNNKEPSAASAENPKNLGRKVKRNSSSSETESASSGDDSSTDTG; from the exons ATGGCTAACGATACTCCTGAGAGCGATTTCTCGATAGAATGTTTCCAGAATTACTCAGCCCCAGAAGTTTTTGTCCAGGGTTTGGCGGGGATGGTGAATCAGAACGATGTAGAAACTATCATCCGTGCTCAGAAGAATAT GTTGCAGCGTTTTGAGAAGACAACAGAGATGTTAACGAATTGCAACCAGCTGTCTGCCAGCCGGCTGCGAGCTGCCTCCACGGAGTTCACGAAGCACACGCAGCTGCTGCTGGAGATGAGG AAAGATCTGGAgtttatatttaagaagattaGAGCTATTAAGACTAAATTAAG CACACAGTACCCAGAAGCATACAAATCAGCAGTAGCTGCATCAATAGCCAACAGACGCCCTgcagaagatgatgatgaagacttcAAACCATCCGACTCCAGGACGGAATCCAAAATGGTTGCCACAGTTTCCACAGAAACTCTGAAACCTACCACCAGTGAAACTACCAAGAAATCTAAGAAAAAACCACTGACCACTGatgaaagtaataataataaagaaccCAGTGCTGCCAGCGCAGAAAATCCAAAGAATCTTGGTAGAAAAGTAAAGAGGAATAGTAGTTCTTCTGAGACAGAAAGTGCGAGTTCTGGTGATGACAGCAGTACGGATACTGGCTGA